A genomic segment from Methanoplanus limicola DSM 2279 encodes:
- a CDS encoding NusA-like transcription termination signal-binding factor gives MQSLLGFKERRYIEELRIITRSTALDCVIDEPFDRIIYVIKKGDMGIAIGKNGANIKKLQKVLGRRIEMVEHDEDICSFVSNVLKPAVVKDLCEDEGGNVMISVVSRSDLGIAIGKGGCNVEKARILIQRYFGKSIGEIRLVPEVKCED, from the coding sequence ATGCAAAGTTTACTTGGTTTTAAAGAAAGAAGATATATCGAAGAATTAAGAATTATTACAAGATCAACTGCTCTTGACTGCGTTATTGATGAACCTTTTGACAGAATAATATATGTGATAAAGAAAGGCGATATGGGTATTGCAATCGGTAAAAACGGTGCCAATATCAAGAAGCTTCAGAAGGTGCTTGGCAGAAGGATTGAGATGGTTGAACATGATGAGGATATCTGCTCTTTTGTCAGTAATGTTCTCAAGCCGGCTGTTGTAAAAGATCTCTGTGAGGATGAGGGGGGCAATGTTATGATTTCGGTTGTATCACGGTCTGATCTTGGTATTGCAATAGGTAAGGGTGGCTGTAATGTTGAGAAAGCGAGAATTCTTATACAGAGATATTTTGGAAAAAGTATAGGTGAAATACGTCTTGTACCGGAGGTGAAGTGTGAGGACTGA
- a CDS encoding mechanosensitive ion channel family protein — MVENLVSTVSSWNISGTEVTVYELFLFILIILISFVLGQLISKKLRKDISGKIPVNDRELLIKIVYFTILIVGLITALPYIDIDLSGIIFAGGIIGIILGFAGQNLFSNFISGIVIFIERPIKIGDNVGVGDILGTVEDIRILSTIIKTYDGIYTRIPNLTIFSSNITNYVAHVARRFEYTVEIRYRDDAELAMAVIRDVIDSHPFALKNPGPMVFVDRLGQNGVVIIVKIWAPSSVWWDVRTELLQKIKLAVEAEGIEIPFPQRTVWFPEKNHVFAEE, encoded by the coding sequence ATGGTGGAAAATCTGGTCAGTACAGTTTCTTCCTGGAATATATCCGGTACTGAAGTGACAGTATATGAACTCTTTTTATTTATTCTGATAATTCTCATCTCATTTGTTCTTGGTCAGTTAATATCAAAAAAACTTAGAAAAGACATCTCCGGTAAAATTCCGGTTAATGATCGCGAACTGTTAATAAAAATTGTTTACTTTACAATACTGATCGTAGGCCTTATTACGGCTCTCCCATATATTGATATTGATCTCTCTGGAATTATATTTGCCGGCGGAATAATTGGTATTATCCTTGGTTTTGCCGGACAGAATCTCTTTTCAAATTTCATATCCGGAATTGTGATCTTCATAGAAAGGCCGATTAAAATCGGTGATAATGTAGGTGTCGGCGATATTCTGGGCACTGTTGAGGATATCAGAATTCTTTCAACTATAATTAAGACTTATGACGGAATTTACACCCGGATTCCAAATCTCACAATATTTTCTTCTAATATAACCAATTATGTTGCCCACGTTGCAAGACGGTTTGAATATACAGTTGAGATAAGGTACAGGGATGATGCAGAGCTTGCAATGGCTGTAATCAGGGATGTAATTGACAGTCATCCGTTTGCTTTAAAAAATCCCGGACCTATGGTATTTGTTGACCGGTTGGGCCAGAACGGAGTTGTAATTATTGTAAAAATCTGGGCCCCCTCTTCCGTCTGGTGGGATGTCAGAACAGAACTGCTGCAAAAGATAAAACTTGCAGTTGAGGCAGAAGGCATAGAGATACCTTTCCCCCAGAGAACTGTGTGGTTCCCGGAAAAAAATCATGTTTTTGCTGAAGAATAG
- a CDS encoding (5-formylfuran-3-yl)methyl phosphate synthase codes for MDLLVSPSSVAEAKYSLAADIVDVKKPSEGSLGANFPWVISEIKSLSEKPVSAAIGDYSFKPGSASQSAFGAASAGADYVKVGLMFEGEGNALEFIEAVVKGVKWRFPEKTVVIASYADYDRVDAISPFEMAPLAAKAGADVAMIDTAVKDGKGLFDFLSESELTEFTEMNRSLSLQTALAGSLKFEDIETLKKINPEIIGVRGMVCGGDRSAVIKPELVEKALNLVR; via the coding sequence ATGGATTTATTGGTCAGTCCAAGCAGTGTTGCAGAGGCAAAATATTCACTTGCTGCAGATATTGTTGACGTTAAAAAACCTTCTGAAGGTTCATTAGGTGCAAATTTCCCGTGGGTTATCTCAGAGATTAAATCGCTGAGTGAAAAACCGGTCAGCGCGGCAATTGGTGATTACAGCTTTAAACCCGGCAGTGCTTCCCAGTCTGCTTTCGGTGCTGCAAGCGCAGGCGCTGATTATGTTAAAGTCGGCCTTATGTTTGAGGGGGAAGGGAACGCGCTTGAGTTTATTGAAGCGGTTGTAAAAGGAGTGAAGTGGAGATTCCCTGAAAAGACAGTAGTTATTGCATCTTATGCTGATTACGACCGCGTTGATGCAATTTCTCCGTTTGAGATGGCTCCGCTGGCAGCAAAAGCCGGTGCAGATGTCGCTATGATCGATACTGCGGTAAAGGACGGCAAAGGTCTCTTTGATTTCCTGAGTGAATCAGAACTTACTGAATTTACGGAGATGAACCGTTCCCTTTCATTACAGACTGCGCTTGCAGGTTCACTAAAGTTTGAAGATATTGAAACACTAAAGAAGATTAATCCGGAAATTATCGGGGTCCGTGGCATGGTATGCGGCGGCGACAGAAGTGCGGTGATAAAACCTGAACTTGTTGAGAAAGCTCTAAACCTTGTAAGGTGA
- a CDS encoding DUF432 domain-containing protein, whose protein sequence is MRCFELIYGHYSYPFSVESGGIKIEVTEESGLYLYRRECCGEVRENYIQPKEGRIIINPVEPVNLPSSVTSLLQVKFKNLVIEPQSVILVYLTFPIEIGVFLQTGKNIEVIDILSVSKQKYSLYGSPTNGTIVRYHESNIHRGIPETDIFNEGVLSLTVVNSGKEIVNLSRAVFDGWGMKLYYNDNSVSMVAEMNLLHNNTAETRFLSVPLIIGMNKSYEIYMSRKIPVMKRSFIMELGY, encoded by the coding sequence GTGAGGTGTTTTGAACTGATATATGGCCATTACAGCTATCCTTTTTCTGTAGAGTCCGGCGGAATAAAGATTGAAGTCACAGAGGAGAGCGGTCTTTATCTATACCGCAGGGAATGCTGCGGTGAAGTGCGTGAAAATTATATCCAGCCAAAAGAAGGAAGAATTATAATAAATCCTGTAGAACCTGTTAATCTTCCGTCATCGGTAACGAGTCTTCTTCAGGTAAAATTCAAAAATCTTGTAATAGAACCTCAGTCTGTAATACTTGTATATCTTACATTTCCCATTGAAATCGGTGTTTTTTTGCAGACCGGAAAAAATATTGAAGTTATTGATATTTTATCAGTCAGTAAGCAGAAATACTCTCTTTATGGTTCTCCTACAAATGGAACTATTGTCAGATATCATGAGAGCAATATTCACAGAGGTATTCCTGAAACAGATATATTTAATGAAGGAGTTCTCTCCCTTACTGTTGTAAATTCTGGAAAAGAGATTGTAAATCTCTCACGTGCGGTTTTTGACGGATGGGGCATGAAATTATATTATAATGATAACTCTGTTTCAATGGTGGCTGAAATGAACCTGCTTCATAATAATACGGCCGAGACAAGATTTCTAAGTGTCCCTCTGATAATAGGGATGAATAAATCATATGAAATTTATATGTCAAGGAAGATTCCGGTTATGAAAAGGTCATTTATAATGGAGCTTGGTTACTAA
- a CDS encoding alpha-crystallin domain-containing protein has translation MKREPNDDILRNFAKAMEDIISSLPFSENARFLGCTIITGNGGEPFVFRSDDEDDLGDDEGVDYEVIDGPEKIYVTVSLPSDIVDLPDVDIQPEFIKIIVDGVEVRVDLPCSIDAGQSNFVAKNGILDIVCAKAQ, from the coding sequence ATGAAACGTGAACCCAATGATGATATTTTAAGAAATTTTGCAAAGGCGATGGAAGATATAATTAGCAGTCTTCCGTTCTCGGAGAATGCCCGGTTTTTGGGCTGCACAATAATTACCGGTAATGGTGGAGAGCCCTTTGTTTTCCGTTCTGATGATGAAGATGATTTAGGCGATGATGAAGGGGTTGATTATGAAGTGATTGACGGTCCTGAGAAGATATATGTGACTGTGTCTCTTCCTTCTGATATTGTTGATCTGCCTGATGTTGATATCCAGCCTGAATTTATTAAAATAATCGTTGATGGTGTGGAGGTCAGAGTTGATCTTCCGTGCAGTATTGATGCCGGTCAGAGTAATTTTGTGGCTAAGAACGGGATACTGGATATTGTATGTGCGAAAGCACAGTAA
- the tmk gene encoding dTMP kinase → MLITIEGIDGSGKSSLLEGLKSELSDLDVVYTREPGSTWIGEQVRRGIAENIDPVAEALLFCADHAAHLGEVIKPSLKENRIIISDRYTDSRFAYQAVTLKKILPEPMQWLKDVHEGWTIKPDRTFLLVLPVEEALARLKKDREKPEHFECGNVLREVLNNYLEIVEKDPERFILIDALKNREEIIKFVADCIRQMPDKQKGKR, encoded by the coding sequence TTGCTGATTACAATTGAGGGCATCGACGGCAGCGGGAAGTCGTCCCTGCTTGAGGGCTTAAAATCTGAATTATCCGATCTTGATGTGGTATATACAAGAGAACCCGGTTCGACATGGATTGGTGAACAGGTGAGGCGCGGGATTGCAGAGAATATCGACCCTGTTGCAGAAGCACTTTTGTTCTGTGCAGATCATGCAGCGCATCTTGGAGAGGTTATAAAGCCGTCACTGAAGGAAAACAGAATAATAATATCTGACAGGTACACCGATTCAAGATTTGCATACCAGGCAGTCACACTCAAAAAGATACTCCCTGAACCTATGCAGTGGTTAAAAGATGTCCATGAGGGCTGGACAATAAAACCGGACAGGACATTTCTTCTTGTGCTGCCTGTTGAAGAAGCACTCGCACGGCTGAAGAAAGACCGTGAAAAGCCTGAACATTTTGAATGCGGAAATGTACTCAGAGAGGTACTGAACAATTACCTTGAGATAGTAGAGAAAGACCCTGAAAGATTCATATTAATTGACGCTCTGAAAAACAGGGAAGAGATAATTAAATTCGTGGCAGACTGCATCAGGCAGATGCCGGATAAGCAGAAGGGTAAGAGATAG
- a CDS encoding HisA/HisF-related TIM barrel protein, protein MKIILAVDIKGGEVVHGYKGRREIYKPLDWGLAGSTKPSEYLTELKVKYPYLADLDRICRDSDNNSAVLSCRDCGEYSYLNRGAETPSEALKEPWIKNVISTETCRGNPEDYTDFDYFSVVVKDGRALPDGKNPAAVLKEASKAGFEGLIVLNLSSVGAEDSMGSLSIEEVRSAYEGTLLYGGGVNSVEDLLRLQDAGINGAIIATAVHKGRVPLKYVQEGRIC, encoded by the coding sequence ATGAAAATAATTCTTGCCGTTGATATTAAAGGAGGAGAGGTCGTTCATGGCTATAAGGGCAGAAGGGAGATCTACAAACCTCTTGACTGGGGGCTTGCCGGGAGCACAAAACCTTCAGAATATCTGACTGAACTGAAGGTCAAATATCCATATCTGGCCGATCTTGACAGAATATGCAGAGATAGTGACAACAATTCAGCAGTTCTTTCATGCAGGGACTGTGGAGAGTATTCCTATCTCAACCGCGGGGCAGAAACTCCTTCAGAAGCACTGAAAGAACCATGGATAAAAAATGTAATTTCCACCGAGACATGCAGAGGAAATCCTGAGGATTACACTGATTTTGATTATTTCAGCGTTGTTGTGAAGGACGGAAGAGCGCTTCCGGATGGAAAAAATCCGGCAGCAGTCCTGAAAGAAGCCTCCAAAGCCGGTTTTGAGGGCCTTATTGTCTTAAACCTCTCAAGTGTGGGTGCAGAGGATTCCATGGGCAGCCTCAGTATTGAGGAGGTAAGAAGTGCATATGAGGGGACACTACTCTACGGCGGAGGTGTAAACTCAGTTGAGGACCTGTTAAGGCTTCAGGATGCCGGAATTAACGGCGCAATCATAGCAACTGCAGTCCACAAAGGCAGAGTTCCCCTAAAATACGTTCAGGAGGGCAGAATTTGCTGA
- a CDS encoding ArsR/SmtB family transcription factor, translating to MLEGDEVSRLLDILGNRNRRRIIQLLRQKPCFVTEISDRLMISPKAVIEHLQIMERESILISHGDEVNRRKYYHLSRDFRITVNIEDLVAAGHNFENETEDFKLTLFNKTGIIRKMVKSRDEILVDLDYLERDIEKKIRDLKVFCKEIINSEAEFNLITALAGYDMSVEDLEEFCGISGDDLMVLLRKLTENGIVERSGDLYKLCGNYET from the coding sequence ATGTTGGAAGGTGATGAGGTATCCCGCCTTCTTGATATTCTCGGTAACAGAAACAGGAGAAGAATTATTCAGCTCTTAAGGCAGAAACCCTGTTTTGTTACCGAGATTTCGGACAGACTTATGATAAGTCCGAAGGCCGTAATAGAGCATCTCCAGATTATGGAGAGGGAAAGTATCCTTATCTCACATGGTGATGAGGTTAACAGGAGGAAGTATTACCATCTGTCGAGGGATTTCCGGATTACTGTGAATATTGAGGATCTGGTGGCCGCGGGTCATAATTTTGAGAATGAAACTGAAGATTTTAAGTTGACTCTCTTTAATAAAACCGGAATTATTCGTAAAATGGTGAAATCGCGTGACGAAATCCTTGTTGATCTCGATTACCTTGAGAGGGATATTGAGAAAAAAATACGCGATTTAAAGGTTTTCTGCAAAGAAATAATTAATAGTGAGGCAGAGTTTAATCTTATAACTGCACTGGCCGGATATGATATGTCTGTTGAGGACCTGGAAGAATTCTGTGGTATTTCCGGTGACGATCTGATGGTTTTACTCAGAAAACTGACTGAGAATGGTATTGTGGAGAGATCAGGCGACCTGTATAAATTGTGTGGTAATTATGAAACGTGA
- the hisE gene encoding phosphoribosyl-ATP diphosphatase, which yields MRTDIFDELWQIMCDRELNPPEKSYIVDILRHRKGIDKALEKVGEESAEFIIAAKNPDYDQKVYEAADLIFHLMLALKRIGVEFEDVISELESRRK from the coding sequence GTGAGGACTGATATTTTTGATGAATTATGGCAGATTATGTGTGATCGGGAGCTAAATCCTCCTGAAAAAAGTTATATTGTTGATATTCTCCGTCACAGGAAGGGTATTGATAAAGCCCTTGAAAAGGTCGGTGAGGAATCTGCGGAGTTTATAATCGCAGCGAAAAATCCGGATTATGATCAGAAGGTCTATGAAGCAGCTGATCTGATCTTTCATCTTATGCTTGCACTGAAAAGAATTGGGGTCGAATTTGAAGATGTTATCTCAGAACTTGAATCCCGCAGGAAGTAA
- the guaB gene encoding IMP dehydrogenase: MYKNKLEMETGYTFDDVLLIPAASQVEPSQTNIKSRFTRNIGVTIPFVSAAMDTVTESGMAVALARLGAIGVIHRNMAPDKEVEEVRKVKQAEDFIERNVVTVDINSTVSDVDYLMNENNISGVPVIENGKVVGIVSRRDLRWIASKKGAENIRTVMTSGPITVNEDISLEDAIEVMYNNKVERLPVTSSDGGILGIMTMQDLLEKNQYPDANRDKDGNLRVSAAVGPFDFERAVMLDEAGVDALVADCAHGHNLNVVKSIKEIKGSVKADVIAGNIATSSAADAYSGEIDALKVGIGPGSICTTRVVAGVGVPQITAIASVAQACMEYDVPVIADGGIRYSGDVAKAIAAGAECVMLGSLLAGTDESPGRIIAIKGRRYKQYRGMGSLGVMTGGQSSDRYFQKKGIGQTKFVPEGIEGATPYVGEVSDIIYQLTGGLKSAMGYTGSAKIRDLRENGEFIRITSAGQVESHPHDILITDEAPNYRLPDNK; this comes from the coding sequence ATGTACAAAAATAAACTTGAGATGGAGACCGGATATACCTTTGACGATGTTCTGCTGATTCCTGCTGCATCGCAGGTTGAACCAAGTCAGACAAATATTAAGTCCAGATTCACCCGTAACATTGGTGTAACAATACCCTTTGTTTCTGCGGCAATGGATACAGTCACTGAGTCGGGGATGGCAGTTGCGCTTGCACGTCTGGGCGCTATTGGTGTCATTCACAGAAATATGGCTCCTGATAAGGAAGTTGAGGAGGTCCGGAAGGTCAAGCAGGCTGAAGATTTCATTGAACGCAATGTTGTTACGGTTGATATTAATTCCACAGTCTCTGATGTTGACTATCTGATGAATGAGAATAATATCAGCGGTGTGCCTGTTATTGAGAACGGTAAGGTCGTTGGTATTGTCAGCCGCAGGGATCTCAGGTGGATTGCGTCCAAGAAGGGCGCTGAAAATATCCGGACAGTGATGACTTCGGGGCCGATCACTGTCAATGAGGACATTTCACTTGAGGATGCCATTGAGGTTATGTACAACAATAAAGTTGAGAGACTTCCTGTGACATCGTCTGACGGCGGAATACTCGGTATCATGACCATGCAGGATCTTCTTGAGAAGAATCAGTATCCTGATGCGAACCGCGATAAGGATGGCAACCTGAGAGTTTCTGCAGCTGTTGGTCCTTTTGATTTTGAGAGGGCAGTTATGCTGGATGAGGCTGGCGTTGATGCACTTGTTGCTGACTGTGCTCATGGGCACAATCTCAATGTCGTAAAATCAATAAAGGAGATCAAAGGAAGTGTCAAAGCTGATGTTATTGCCGGAAATATTGCAACATCTTCGGCTGCTGATGCATATTCCGGTGAGATAGATGCCCTTAAGGTTGGTATCGGCCCTGGTTCAATCTGTACTACGAGGGTTGTTGCGGGTGTAGGTGTCCCACAGATTACTGCAATTGCTTCTGTTGCACAGGCATGTATGGAATATGATGTTCCTGTAATTGCAGATGGCGGTATCAGGTACAGCGGTGACGTTGCAAAGGCAATTGCGGCAGGTGCCGAATGTGTTATGCTTGGAAGTCTTCTCGCCGGTACAGATGAGTCTCCCGGCAGGATTATTGCAATTAAGGGAAGAAGATATAAGCAGTACCGCGGCATGGGTTCACTTGGTGTGATGACCGGCGGTCAGTCAAGTGACCGTTACTTCCAGAAGAAGGGTATTGGGCAGACAAAGTTTGTTCCTGAGGGTATTGAGGGCGCGACACCGTATGTCGGTGAAGTTTCGGATATTATCTATCAGCTTACCGGCGGTCTTAAATCTGCTATGGGATATACCGGCTCTGCAAAAATCAGAGATCTCCGTGAAAATGGAGAATTTATCAGGATAACATCTGCCGGACAGGTGGAGAGCCATCCGCATGATATTCTGATTACAGATGAGGCACCAAATTACAGGTTGCCTGATAACAAATAA
- a CDS encoding dipeptidase produces MFKEPLIVLLFLLLVTPAIGCTTFVVTPGASENGEMYVGHTNDGLGECVLGHNLSEDKTRVVYIPPSDHPYGSERPVLYDPNAGTDNPGGEEILGYIPELTHTYGYFTSAYGIMNEYQLMAGECTDHAKIAPDAEAGERMFYSSELSNVVLERSKTAREAVELAGNLIDTYGYYGNGETLIFADPEEAWVIEMCGGNLSDTESLWVAKKVPDGTVFVASNMFRIRDIEPGNPDILYSENLFEVAEKNGWWSAENKTLDWLSTVSNGEYSHPYYSLSRIWSVYNRISPSQNFSPYVEDSFSREYPFSVFPDHPLNDTEIFSLFRDHYEGTVFDLTTGIAAGPYGDPYRIRGKFDSHTDFEEGEIRPGAWPRPISAYYCAYSYVTESRRDLPYPVGGLCWFGFAQPSETCYTPLYSGTNTLPYSFENGNRSRFNRDSAWWSFNFVTNWARIQYSYIFPEIKEEQQKHENLFLSRQAVIEEEALEILNREGEDACREYLTSYTVDTAEDLVSSWWNLSDSLVVSYTNGGIFDPVSKSTTYPGYPDWWYQDAGYQYGPRIYDVEDLDSIPDLVYVNETVYTAPGSEYEYILKHQNAENCS; encoded by the coding sequence ATGTTTAAAGAACCACTGATTGTATTATTATTTCTTCTTTTAGTGACTCCTGCAATTGGCTGTACAACTTTTGTTGTAACACCTGGTGCATCTGAAAATGGTGAGATGTATGTCGGGCATACAAATGACGGCCTTGGGGAGTGTGTGCTCGGGCATAATCTGTCAGAGGATAAGACAAGAGTGGTTTATATTCCTCCGTCTGATCATCCTTATGGTTCGGAGCGTCCTGTATTGTATGATCCGAATGCAGGTACTGATAATCCCGGCGGGGAAGAAATTCTGGGATATATCCCTGAACTAACACATACTTACGGCTACTTTACATCAGCATACGGAATTATGAATGAATATCAGCTTATGGCTGGCGAATGCACAGATCATGCAAAGATAGCACCTGATGCCGAGGCCGGGGAAAGAATGTTTTACAGTTCCGAACTGTCAAATGTTGTTCTTGAGAGATCTAAGACTGCCCGGGAGGCAGTAGAGCTTGCAGGTAACCTTATTGATACTTACGGGTATTATGGAAACGGAGAGACTCTTATCTTTGCAGACCCGGAAGAGGCGTGGGTAATTGAGATGTGCGGCGGAAACCTGAGTGATACGGAAAGTCTGTGGGTTGCTAAAAAAGTTCCTGACGGAACCGTATTTGTTGCTTCAAATATGTTTCGCATCCGCGATATTGAACCTGGAAATCCTGATATTCTGTATTCTGAAAATCTGTTTGAGGTAGCAGAAAAGAATGGCTGGTGGTCTGCGGAAAATAAAACACTTGACTGGCTGAGTACTGTAAGTAACGGAGAATATTCTCATCCGTATTATTCGTTGTCAAGAATATGGAGTGTTTATAACCGAATTTCTCCTTCACAGAATTTCAGCCCGTATGTTGAAGATTCTTTCAGCCGTGAGTACCCGTTCTCCGTTTTTCCGGATCATCCGTTAAATGATACTGAAATATTCTCTCTATTCAGAGATCATTATGAAGGTACGGTTTTTGATCTGACAACCGGAATCGCAGCCGGACCTTATGGTGATCCCTACAGAATACGTGGAAAATTTGATTCCCATACAGACTTTGAAGAAGGTGAGATCCGTCCGGGTGCATGGCCGAGGCCTATATCTGCATATTACTGTGCATACAGTTATGTTACAGAAAGCAGAAGAGACCTGCCTTATCCGGTAGGGGGTCTCTGCTGGTTTGGATTTGCACAACCCTCTGAAACCTGCTATACTCCCCTTTATTCGGGAACAAATACACTTCCTTATTCATTTGAAAATGGCAACAGATCCCGGTTCAACAGAGATAGTGCATGGTGGTCATTTAATTTTGTGACCAACTGGGCAAGGATTCAGTACTCATATATCTTTCCGGAGATAAAGGAGGAACAGCAGAAACATGAGAACCTCTTCCTTTCGAGGCAGGCTGTAATTGAGGAGGAGGCTTTGGAAATTCTTAATCGTGAGGGAGAGGATGCCTGCAGAGAATATCTCACTTCATATACCGTTGATACTGCCGAAGATCTTGTTTCGTCCTGGTGGAATCTCTCTGACTCTCTGGTAGTATCGTATACTAACGGAGGAATATTTGATCCTGTAAGTAAAAGTACAACATATCCGGGTTATCCTGACTGGTGGTATCAGGATGCCGGATACCAGTACGGGCCAAGAATTTATGATGTGGAGGATCTTGACAGCATTCCTGATCTGGTATATGTTAATGAAACGGTTTATACAGCACCGGGTAGTGAATATGAATATATTCTGAAACATCAGAATGCTGAAAATTGCAGTTGA
- a CDS encoding PAS domain-containing protein: MAVEDIKSTMELKKTLRKYNYEVLALSIDSCDLIFRTAGEKPDILIIDTDIVGKISPLDAGKKIIRNHKKPVIFIINSSNEGIADELKRIGPCGILIKPFSEEEILHSLGVALKINKAERDRIKRLETSNTDPIMAALDRINEPALTINRRGAITRVNHEMEFFSGYKKNEIVGRKLINFFNTPEYSSESEEETAVWPDKIQFRKNNGTLENVSINSGFTLSYRTNFEEQIIILREKKDSGLSGELHTDKICSVFMENIDEIFFAVDRDYKIIKYNNKFAEIAKKLNITKFQLTRPLYETGNFSKLLNIGDYEDIFRTGHNRNRIGKFSGKNRTLIISYTYLPVFEEDENKVSAVITVIKDITSVEEAKRDSEEMYREYVQNREFLNNIHGSIGGIRTSLYKIIKFVEKNPQKLRDPVFKEIAGYSDEAESNLRTFDRLWSKYESGMKNTYKPGRKQLKK; the protein is encoded by the coding sequence ATGGCAGTGGAAGATATAAAATCCACAATGGAACTGAAAAAGACCCTCAGGAAATATAATTATGAGGTACTTGCATTATCCATCGACAGCTGTGACCTGATCTTTCGGACAGCCGGGGAAAAACCCGACATTTTGATTATTGATACTGATATAGTCGGAAAAATATCGCCCCTTGATGCCGGTAAAAAAATAATCCGCAACCACAAAAAACCTGTAATATTCATAATAAACTCCAGTAATGAAGGTATTGCAGATGAACTGAAGAGAATTGGCCCCTGCGGGATACTGATAAAGCCTTTTTCAGAAGAGGAAATACTCCACAGTCTTGGTGTTGCCCTTAAAATCAATAAAGCGGAGCGTGACCGCATAAAAAGACTTGAGACCTCAAATACAGATCCTATAATGGCGGCCCTTGACAGAATAAATGAACCTGCACTCACAATAAACCGGCGCGGAGCAATTACAAGGGTAAACCATGAGATGGAGTTTTTTTCCGGATATAAAAAAAATGAGATTGTCGGAAGAAAACTTATAAATTTTTTCAATACCCCGGAATATTCATCTGAATCAGAAGAAGAAACTGCAGTATGGCCTGATAAGATCCAATTCAGAAAAAATAACGGCACTCTGGAAAATGTGAGTATAAACTCCGGATTTACATTATCATACAGAACCAACTTTGAAGAGCAGATAATAATCTTAAGAGAGAAGAAGGATTCCGGATTATCCGGGGAGTTACACACAGATAAAATCTGTTCTGTATTTATGGAAAATATTGACGAGATCTTCTTTGCTGTTGACCGGGACTATAAAATAATAAAATACAATAATAAATTTGCTGAAATTGCAAAAAAATTAAATATTACAAAATTTCAGCTCACAAGACCACTCTATGAGACCGGAAATTTCTCAAAACTGCTAAATATTGGAGATTATGAAGATATATTCAGAACCGGACATAACAGGAACAGAATAGGAAAATTTTCCGGTAAAAACAGGACTCTTATAATAAGTTATACCTATCTGCCGGTTTTTGAAGAGGATGAAAATAAGGTCTCGGCCGTGATTACGGTGATAAAGGATATAACTTCCGTTGAAGAAGCAAAGAGGGATTCAGAAGAGATGTACAGGGAGTATGTCCAGAACCGGGAATTCTTAAATAATATTCATGGATCTATAGGCGGAATAAGGACATCATTGTATAAAATAATTAAATTTGTTGAGAAAAACCCGCAGAAATTAAGAGATCCCGTATTCAAAGAGATTGCGGGTTATTCAGATGAAGCGGAATCCAACCTGAGAACCTTTGACAGGCTGTGGTCAAAGTATGAATCAGGAATGAAAAATACCTATAAACCCGGAAGAAAACAGTTAAAAAAATAA